In a single window of the Streptacidiphilus sp. P02-A3a genome:
- a CDS encoding HTTM domain-containing protein, translated as MSAVGGVRSPLRSVLRPLGVADAWSAVTGRALAPYQAAVLRIGVALCFGSFLLREWPNRRMLYGDRAAWSLDLARQMLARNHAFSVLVWSGDRWWFETVYTAAIVVSGLLLLGWRTRTMSVLFLVCVLSVQNRSVLVGDGGDNVVHLMAVYLAFTRCGRVWSLDARRRRRHPERADGGRTGVRLWAATGLLLGWAQFSGIAKLGMLAPGMYSWSTVFWGFWLLGGLWWWLGRRDPDSEPRALLDALGDLLHNCAMLVIAVEVCLIYATAGWFKVTGSLWQHGSAVYFPLHVAYFDPWPGLSQALGAHPVPVFLITYGTVAVQVGFPFLVFNRRIKNVLLVLMMIEHLAIAVTLGLPFFSLAMVSADAVFLPTGFLLRLGALAVRAAERVHRVPDPLPTTG; from the coding sequence GTGAGCGCGGTCGGCGGGGTGCGTTCGCCGCTCCGCTCGGTGCTCCGTCCGCTCGGCGTGGCGGACGCCTGGTCGGCCGTCACCGGGCGGGCGCTCGCGCCGTACCAGGCCGCCGTGCTGCGGATCGGCGTCGCCCTGTGCTTCGGCTCCTTCCTGCTCCGCGAGTGGCCCAACCGCCGGATGCTGTACGGCGACCGGGCCGCCTGGAGCCTCGACCTGGCCCGGCAGATGCTGGCCCGGAACCACGCCTTCTCGGTCCTGGTCTGGTCCGGTGACCGCTGGTGGTTCGAGACCGTCTACACCGCCGCCATCGTGGTCAGCGGACTGCTGCTGCTGGGCTGGCGGACCCGGACCATGTCCGTGCTGTTCCTGGTGTGCGTGCTGTCGGTGCAGAACCGCAGCGTGCTGGTCGGCGACGGCGGCGACAACGTCGTCCACCTGATGGCCGTCTACCTGGCCTTCACCCGCTGCGGCCGGGTCTGGTCGCTGGACGCGCGCCGCCGCCGACGGCACCCGGAGCGGGCGGACGGCGGTCGTACCGGCGTCCGGCTGTGGGCGGCGACCGGGCTGCTGCTCGGCTGGGCGCAGTTCAGCGGGATCGCCAAGCTGGGGATGCTCGCCCCCGGGATGTACAGCTGGAGCACGGTGTTCTGGGGCTTCTGGCTGCTGGGCGGCCTCTGGTGGTGGCTCGGCCGCCGCGATCCGGACAGCGAGCCGCGCGCCCTGCTGGACGCCCTCGGGGACCTGCTGCACAACTGCGCGATGCTGGTGATCGCGGTGGAGGTCTGCCTGATCTACGCGACCGCCGGCTGGTTCAAGGTCACCGGCTCGCTGTGGCAGCACGGCAGCGCGGTGTACTTCCCGCTGCACGTCGCCTACTTCGACCCCTGGCCGGGGCTGTCGCAGGCGCTGGGCGCCCACCCGGTGCCGGTCTTCCTGATCACCTACGGCACGGTGGCGGTGCAGGTGGGCTTCCCGTTCCTGGTCTTCAACCGGCGGATCAAGAACGTGCTGCTGGTGCTGATGATGATCGAGCACCTGGCGATAGCGGTGACCCTGGGACTGCCGTTCTTCTCGCTGGCCATGGTCTCCGCCGACGCGGTCTTCCTGCCGACCGGCT
- a CDS encoding DUF5819 family protein has protein sequence MAEHDSGTTDPAPIPAPPEPEPEPEPEPGAEAEPGVDPEPGSVAGGRRWSPVSRVVLGLAAVVLGCATAWHLAAVFLTVAPANTLSQRYQSQIDAYVYPEFEQNWELFAPNPLQFDIAVEVRVRTLRPDGDSLQSGWINLTAQDLARIRDNPAPSHADQNLLRRAWDYYTSWHDQSDGTSLGYGGPLSQEYLTRIALQRIGRDWNGNPVTDLQFRSASSPVTGPAWTGAPRTATTSYHQLSWWPVNADDYQGLGR, from the coding sequence ATGGCGGAGCACGACAGCGGGACCACCGATCCGGCGCCGATACCCGCGCCCCCGGAGCCGGAGCCGGAGCCGGAGCCGGAGCCGGGCGCGGAAGCGGAGCCGGGCGTGGACCCGGAGCCGGGCTCTGTGGCGGGTGGGCGGCGGTGGTCGCCGGTGTCGCGGGTGGTGCTCGGGCTCGCGGCCGTCGTCCTCGGCTGCGCCACCGCCTGGCACCTCGCCGCCGTCTTCCTCACCGTCGCGCCCGCCAACACCCTCTCGCAGCGGTACCAGAGCCAGATCGACGCCTACGTCTACCCCGAGTTCGAGCAGAACTGGGAGCTGTTCGCGCCCAACCCGCTACAGTTCGACATCGCCGTGGAGGTCCGGGTCCGCACGCTCCGCCCGGACGGCGACAGCCTGCAGTCCGGCTGGATCAACCTGACCGCCCAGGACCTCGCCCGGATCCGCGACAACCCCGCGCCCAGCCACGCCGACCAGAACCTGCTGCGCCGCGCCTGGGACTACTACACCTCCTGGCACGACCAGTCCGACGGCACCTCGCTCGGCTACGGCGGTCCGCTCTCGCAGGAGTACCTGACCAGGATCGCGTTGCAGCGGATCGGCCGCGACTGGAACGGGAACCCGGTCACCGACCTGCAGTTCCGCTCGGCGTCCAGCCCGGTCACCGGACCGGCCTGGACCGGCGCCCCGAGGACCGCCACGACCAGCTACCACCAGCTGTCCTGGTGGCCGGTGAACGCGGACGACTACCAGGGGCTGGGCCGGTGA